The following coding sequences lie in one Helicoverpa armigera isolate CAAS_96S chromosome 8, ASM3070526v1, whole genome shotgun sequence genomic window:
- the LOC110383703 gene encoding G-protein coupled receptor Mth isoform X2 yields MKQLVLTITIILIVHVEQYGADYSLSLLVARQMKVENISFYQMQDLPPPSSVNISKYCNNTSKTCIWKCCPHGEAVIYARKCLPAKGYLSNATLQIYDSKFREVTKTSMADQNTFEMVPDYFSFQQSGIMSLTSFLVPYLTKDGILYGELRNAFDRWKKFEVNHFCVDVTRKGRVVYFVDVTNLITDQALMNFHSTFYRRFALFLCLILLVVVLIVYSSLSHLRDMGGKLLRTLVCCFIVVTVIEFAHCTVVIYDWIALVTFFESVHYFFNLAIFTWLNVMFYDVWRSLRNKNGEFHPSTISRSYLYMKYMLYGFGVPLILTICIVIFENTDVSSVPWFITPKLNSLATCKVTKENWGSITHLPIATSFYIKNRKQNLERLAQYMKLMIFLTISFCVKSYALWNYDIHPIVSTNAWLLGIVFIVIFLRNQNVMGKFSDTIRRPRKENKIELDRIH; encoded by the exons ATGAAACAACTCGTCCTCACAATAACAATTATCCTTATTGTTCACGTCGAACAATATGGCGCCGACTACAGCTTATCTTTACTCGTGGCTCGCCAAATGAAAGTGGAAAACATAAGCTTCTACCAGATGCAAGATTTACCCCCACCATCCAGTGTCAACATAAGTAAATACTGTAATAATACAAGTAAAACGTGCATCTGGAAGTGTTGCCCTCACGGCGAAGCAGTCATTTATGCAAGAAAATGTTTACCCGCAAAGGGATACTTGTCAAATGCCACTTTACAAATATATGACTCGAAATTTCGTGAAGTTACAAAAACTAGTATGGCTGATCAGAATACCTTCGAAATGGTGCCAGACTACTTTTCGTTTCAACAATCGGGGATTATGAGTTTGACAAGCTTTTTAGTGCCTTATCTCACCAAG GATGGAATTCTTTATGGCGAGCTGCGAAATGCATTCGACAGATGGAAAAAATTCGAAGTCAACCATTTCTGTGTTGATGTGACCAGGAAGGGCAGGGTGGTTTACTTCGTAGATGTTACTAATCTCATCACTGATCAAGCACTGATGAATTTCCATTCTACTTTTTACAGAAGATTCG CGTTATTTTTATGCCTTATACTCCTGGTAGTCGTGTTGATCGTCTATTCATCACTGTCACACTTGAGAGACATGGGCGGAAAACTGCTGAGGACTCTGGTCTGCTGCTTCATAGTTGTGACAGTCATAGAATTCGCACATTGTACTGTTGTCATCTACGATTGGATCGCTTTAGTCACCTTTTTTG AATCAGTGCACTACTTCTTCAATCTAGCCATTTTTACTTGGCTGAACGTTATGTTCTATGATGTTTGGAGATCTTTGAG gaatAAAAATGGGGAATTTCATCCCTCTACAATTTCGCGAAGCTACCTTTATATGAAGTACATGTTATATGGATTTGGTGTACCACTTATTTTAACGATATGTATAGTTATATTTGAGAACACCGACGTTTCTTCTGTGCCTTGGTTTATAACTCCTAAACTAAATAGTTTAGCAACTTGTAaag TTACTAAAGAAAATTGGGGATCAATTACACATTTACCTATAGCTACcagcttttatataaaaaaccgtAAACAAAACTTAGAAAG ACTTGCTCAGTACATGAAATTGATGATATTTCTAACAATATCGTTTTGCGTCAAAAGCTATGCGCTTTGGAATTACGACATTCACCCGATCGTATCTACTAATGCTTGGCTATTGGGTATTGTcttcattgttatatttttgcgTAACCAAAATGTTATGGGGAAGTTTTCAGATACGATACGCAG acctcgaaaagaaaataaaatagaactgGATCGAATACATTAA
- the LOC110383703 gene encoding G-protein coupled receptor Mth isoform X1, which yields MKQLVLTITIILIVHVEQYGADYSLSLLVARQMKVENISFYQMQDLPPPSSVNISKYCNNTSKTCIWKCCPHGEAVIYARKCLPAKGYLSNATLQIYDSKFREVTKTSMADQNTFEMVPDYFSFQQSGIMSLTSFLVPYLTKDGILYGELRNAFDRWKKFEVNHFCVDVTRKGRVVYFVDVTNLITDQALMNFHSTFYRRFALFLCLILLVVVLIVYSSLSHLRDMGGKLLRTLVCCFIVVTVIEFAHCTVVIYDWIALVTFFESVHYFFNLAIFTWLNVMFYDVWRSLRNKNGEFHPSTISRSYLYMKYMLYGFGVPLILTICIVIFENTDVSSVPWFITPKLNSLATCKAFELLVYVYAPGTFLSLFNIYVLWFAVTKENWGSITHLPIATSFYIKNRKQNLERLAQYMKLMIFLTISFCVKSYALWNYDIHPIVSTNAWLLGIVFIVIFLRNQNVMGKFSDTIRRPRKENKIELDRIH from the exons ATGAAACAACTCGTCCTCACAATAACAATTATCCTTATTGTTCACGTCGAACAATATGGCGCCGACTACAGCTTATCTTTACTCGTGGCTCGCCAAATGAAAGTGGAAAACATAAGCTTCTACCAGATGCAAGATTTACCCCCACCATCCAGTGTCAACATAAGTAAATACTGTAATAATACAAGTAAAACGTGCATCTGGAAGTGTTGCCCTCACGGCGAAGCAGTCATTTATGCAAGAAAATGTTTACCCGCAAAGGGATACTTGTCAAATGCCACTTTACAAATATATGACTCGAAATTTCGTGAAGTTACAAAAACTAGTATGGCTGATCAGAATACCTTCGAAATGGTGCCAGACTACTTTTCGTTTCAACAATCGGGGATTATGAGTTTGACAAGCTTTTTAGTGCCTTATCTCACCAAG GATGGAATTCTTTATGGCGAGCTGCGAAATGCATTCGACAGATGGAAAAAATTCGAAGTCAACCATTTCTGTGTTGATGTGACCAGGAAGGGCAGGGTGGTTTACTTCGTAGATGTTACTAATCTCATCACTGATCAAGCACTGATGAATTTCCATTCTACTTTTTACAGAAGATTCG CGTTATTTTTATGCCTTATACTCCTGGTAGTCGTGTTGATCGTCTATTCATCACTGTCACACTTGAGAGACATGGGCGGAAAACTGCTGAGGACTCTGGTCTGCTGCTTCATAGTTGTGACAGTCATAGAATTCGCACATTGTACTGTTGTCATCTACGATTGGATCGCTTTAGTCACCTTTTTTG AATCAGTGCACTACTTCTTCAATCTAGCCATTTTTACTTGGCTGAACGTTATGTTCTATGATGTTTGGAGATCTTTGAG gaatAAAAATGGGGAATTTCATCCCTCTACAATTTCGCGAAGCTACCTTTATATGAAGTACATGTTATATGGATTTGGTGTACCACTTATTTTAACGATATGTATAGTTATATTTGAGAACACCGACGTTTCTTCTGTGCCTTGGTTTATAACTCCTAAACTAAATAGTTTAGCAACTTGTAaag catTCGAGCTGTTGGTATACGTGTACGCCCCTGGTACATTTCTATCTCTGTTCAATATCTACGTCCTCTGGTTTGCAGTTACTAAAGAAAATTGGGGATCAATTACACATTTACCTATAGCTACcagcttttatataaaaaaccgtAAACAAAACTTAGAAAG ACTTGCTCAGTACATGAAATTGATGATATTTCTAACAATATCGTTTTGCGTCAAAAGCTATGCGCTTTGGAATTACGACATTCACCCGATCGTATCTACTAATGCTTGGCTATTGGGTATTGTcttcattgttatatttttgcgTAACCAAAATGTTATGGGGAAGTTTTCAGATACGATACGCAG acctcgaaaagaaaataaaatagaactgGATCGAATACATTAA
- the LOC110383697 gene encoding G-protein coupled receptor Mth2 isoform X1: MVTLKVFLLLFLTCAAEDVDYKATCTRAEYRDMDNKLIDNVEEYCRNKLCVIKCCGDNMLLSNREVCMTEQALQKRNPKYSKQIKEQHDYNKIKLYTRHGHGVKESTKTAKDIVFITKQNYTQCSYDMRPYADFYILEDGSGKAQKKHESKAWYDLGKLEYCVEYKIYYHNRTQFFIMREPFQDPDGAETKSMYALVGFKISLFFLILTLLVYCLLPDLQNLIGLIMMAYITTLIFVFLLKCIIILTNSYQTRLFCKIISAMLYFCALSSFFWLNVMAFDVYVSLSRPRSSRGSSKKVKYRKFAMYAVYALGAPLLVTAIVTVLDNIDVSELAIDPTPPFADCMAIGVAVTYYFAAPIGVLISINIILFLMTVYNIWKISREVTNNPNSKKSNQNNKFYICLKLSLIMGVTWMLELFEGKGIFIFILLNTYNLLTGALIFFLFVFKKKIFVKLCIRFNIDHEWVRTYEPSMRSKSGITRSTRLSKSKKNSQIKETETVSMMNENNCTANEETSTV, from the exons ATGGTTACgttgaaagtttttttgttattgttccTAACGTGTGCTGCAGAAGATGTGGATTACAAGGCTACGTGTACGAGAGCCGAATACAGAGATATGGACAACAAGCTCATAGACAATGTAGAAGAATATTGCCGTAATAAATTGTGTGTTATAAAGTGCTGTGGGGATAACATGCTGTTAAGTAACCGCGAAGTTTGTATGACAGAACAAGCGCTTCAGAAGAGAAATCCAAAATACAGTAAACAGATCAAAGAACAAcacgattataataaaattaaattatatactaGACATGGACATGGTGTAAAGGAATCTACAAAAACGGCAAAAGATATAGTGtttatcacaaaacaaaattacactCAGTGCTCCTATGATATGAGACCGTACGCCGACTTTTATATACTAGAG GATGGGTCGGGTAAAGCtcaaaaaaaacatgaatcaaAAGCTTGGTACGACCTTGGCAAACTGGAATATTGTGTGGAATACAAGATATATTATCATAACAGGACACAGTTCTTCATCATGAGAGAACCTTTTCAAGACCCAGACGGGGCTGAAACGAAATCTATGTATGCGTTAGTAG gattCAAGATATCACTATTTTTCCTCATATTGACGCTATTGGTATATTGCCTGTTGCCCGACCTGCAGAACCTTATAGGACTGATAATGATGGCGTATATTACTACTCTCATCTTCGTCTTCTTACTCAAGTGCATTATTATCCTAACAAACTCATATCAAACACGACTTTTCTGCAAAATCATAT ctgCTATGCTGTACTTTTGCGCTCTATCTAGCTTCTTCTGGCTCAACGTGATGGCATTTGACGTTTATGTGTCACTAAG CCGCCCCCGGAGCAGTCGTGGAAGtagtaaaaaagttaaatatcgCAAGTTCGCAATGTACGCAGTATACGCTTTGGGAGCTCCACTGCTGGTAACAGCCATAGTAACGGTACTGGATAACATTGACGTTTCTGAGCTTGCGATTGACCCGACACCGCCCTTCGCAGACTGTATGGCTATAG GTGTTGCGGTTACTTATTACTTCGCTGCACCGATTGGagtattaatttcaattaacatCATCTTATTCCTAATGACTGTCTATAACATTTGGAAGATATCAAGGGAAGTAACTAATAACCCGAATTCGAAGAAGAGTAATCAAAATAACAA GTTTTATATATGCTTAAAATTATCTCTCATCATGGGAGTGACCTGGATGCTGGAGTTATTTGAAGGGAAAGGCATATTCATTTTCATCTTGCTGAATACTTACAACTTATTAACTGGCGctttaatattctttttattcGTGTTCAAGAAAAAGATATTTGTTAAGCTGTGTATCAG GTTTAACATAGACCATGAGTGGGTCCGAACATACGAGCCTTCCATGCGATCAAAGAGTGGAATTACTAGATCTACAAGATTATCAAAATCCAAGAAAAACTCTCAAATTAAGGAAACTGAAACTGTTTCTATGATGAATGAGAATAATTGTACTGCAAATGAGGAAACTTCTACCGTTTGA
- the LOC110383697 gene encoding uncharacterized protein LOC110383697 isoform X2: MVTLKVFLLLFLTCAAEDVDYKATCTRAEYRDMDNKLIDNVEEYCRNKLCVIKCCGDNMLLSNREVCMTEQALQKRNPKYSKQIKEQHDYNKIKLYTRHGHGVKESTKTAKDIVFITKQNYTQCSYDMRPYADFYILEDGSGKAQKKHESKAWYDLGKLEYCVEYKIYYHNRTQFFIMREPFQDPDGAETKSMYALVAAMLYFCALSSFFWLNVMAFDVYVSLSRPRSSRGSSKKVKYRKFAMYAVYALGAPLLVTAIVTVLDNIDVSELAIDPTPPFADCMAIGVAVTYYFAAPIGVLISINIILFLMTVYNIWKISREVTNNPNSKKSNQNNKFYICLKLSLIMGVTWMLELFEGKGIFIFILLNTYNLLTGALIFFLFVFKKKIFVKLCIRFNIDHEWVRTYEPSMRSKSGITRSTRLSKSKKNSQIKETETVSMMNENNCTANEETSTV; the protein is encoded by the exons ATGGTTACgttgaaagtttttttgttattgttccTAACGTGTGCTGCAGAAGATGTGGATTACAAGGCTACGTGTACGAGAGCCGAATACAGAGATATGGACAACAAGCTCATAGACAATGTAGAAGAATATTGCCGTAATAAATTGTGTGTTATAAAGTGCTGTGGGGATAACATGCTGTTAAGTAACCGCGAAGTTTGTATGACAGAACAAGCGCTTCAGAAGAGAAATCCAAAATACAGTAAACAGATCAAAGAACAAcacgattataataaaattaaattatatactaGACATGGACATGGTGTAAAGGAATCTACAAAAACGGCAAAAGATATAGTGtttatcacaaaacaaaattacactCAGTGCTCCTATGATATGAGACCGTACGCCGACTTTTATATACTAGAG GATGGGTCGGGTAAAGCtcaaaaaaaacatgaatcaaAAGCTTGGTACGACCTTGGCAAACTGGAATATTGTGTGGAATACAAGATATATTATCATAACAGGACACAGTTCTTCATCATGAGAGAACCTTTTCAAGACCCAGACGGGGCTGAAACGAAATCTATGTATGCGTTAGTAG ctgCTATGCTGTACTTTTGCGCTCTATCTAGCTTCTTCTGGCTCAACGTGATGGCATTTGACGTTTATGTGTCACTAAG CCGCCCCCGGAGCAGTCGTGGAAGtagtaaaaaagttaaatatcgCAAGTTCGCAATGTACGCAGTATACGCTTTGGGAGCTCCACTGCTGGTAACAGCCATAGTAACGGTACTGGATAACATTGACGTTTCTGAGCTTGCGATTGACCCGACACCGCCCTTCGCAGACTGTATGGCTATAG GTGTTGCGGTTACTTATTACTTCGCTGCACCGATTGGagtattaatttcaattaacatCATCTTATTCCTAATGACTGTCTATAACATTTGGAAGATATCAAGGGAAGTAACTAATAACCCGAATTCGAAGAAGAGTAATCAAAATAACAA GTTTTATATATGCTTAAAATTATCTCTCATCATGGGAGTGACCTGGATGCTGGAGTTATTTGAAGGGAAAGGCATATTCATTTTCATCTTGCTGAATACTTACAACTTATTAACTGGCGctttaatattctttttattcGTGTTCAAGAAAAAGATATTTGTTAAGCTGTGTATCAG GTTTAACATAGACCATGAGTGGGTCCGAACATACGAGCCTTCCATGCGATCAAAGAGTGGAATTACTAGATCTACAAGATTATCAAAATCCAAGAAAAACTCTCAAATTAAGGAAACTGAAACTGTTTCTATGATGAATGAGAATAATTGTACTGCAAATGAGGAAACTTCTACCGTTTGA